The stretch of DNA CTGGGTCATCTTTACTTTCACCACGTTTCGATCCTGATAGATGGCAGGTGAACCCACCACGTGGTTCGACGTACTTTCGATCCAACGAATCGCTGTTGCGGCTAGCTGTTCCATGTGAGTATGCGTTGCCCATGCCACACGCCAACCGGTTTCCTTTTCTGCTTCGGCGGCTACTTGTTTCGCTCCATCGGTTGCGACCACGGCATCAGGGAAATACACAGACACCTTGATGATCCCCTGAGCGGTATCCGCACCAATTTTGTAGACGCCCAATGAATCCGGCATGATCTCGCGAATACGACGCATCGCTTCATTTTGTTCCAAGCGTGATCCTTGTTCATGATCATCGGCTCGCATGACGTGGACCTTTCCCCCGACGACCTGTTGCAACTGATCGGCGATCATCTGGGTATCAAGTGCTGGATGGTCTGACGTGATCGGCACAAGGATGCGTTGCTCCTGAGTGAACACTTTGGGTGGTTGTATCCGAAACCCATAACGATGGGCCAGTTGTTCTATTTCTTTTTGCAAGGCAGGCGGATAGACTTGTGGCTCGATCTGATATCGCCACCCATGGACTTCTTTTCCTTCGATCTCCGCTTTCAATGCATCAGGAATCGCCCAGGGAAACGCAACAAACACGCGAAACACTTGTGTGAGTGGCATGGCCTCCGTCTTTCTCCACCCATAAGGTTCCAACTTGTCCATGACCTCATCGTTACCATAGGGATCAGCTGGAGGCAAGAGGCCACCTTGTTCTGCGATCAGATACCCTAAACGCTCAGCCGATCGGTACCCAAAATAACGGCCATCCTCGATACAGGCTTTGGCAGCAGCGATCAGTCCTACCATATACTCGTTGGGTGATTCTCCTGCAGGAACACGCCCTAGCGGTTCTTTGACGAAATCCACAGGAATGCGCTTGGTGGTGCCATCTTGTAAGGTCACGTGACAGGTTCCACCCGCTTGTTGGGTGCAATAGCCAAGAAGAAGCACGTCGTTCTCCTTGAAGGCGAGGACTTGTCCCCTCCACGATGTGGCGCGAATCGGCTCTTCGGTTTGCGGGAGCACGATGTGTGCAGGTTCACGAACCGGTACGTTGAAAGATTCGCCTACCACGGCGGCATAGACATGAGCGGAGGGTAGATAGGAACGCAACTCGCGTGTCAGTCCAGCTTTCGCCTCCTCATCCCCATGGACAAGCCATACGGTGTGGGGGCGCACGTGGGCAACCACTTGGGCGAGTTCTCTACGGTTGGCATGGGCAGAGAGGGAATAGAGTCCTACTTTAGCGCGTACAGGTACGACGCGATCCGGTAAGATCCATCGTCTCTCTTCAGGCGATTCTTTGGCCATTGTGAGCAATAAGCGTCCAGGGGATTCTTCATCTTGATACCCGGTTAACAAGACGGCATTCTTGGCATCGCCAACGAGTGCATGTGCGTAAAAAATCGCAGGACCGCCTGAAAGCATCCCCGATGAGCTGATGACACAGCAAGGTTTTCCTTGTTGCACCACGGATTGACGTTGTTCAGCCGTTTTCACAAAAAAGATATCTTCTGGAGAGAACAGTCTGCCCTTTGTATGAATCAACCGCTTGGCAGGTCCTTGTAGCAAGTGGGGATACGACTCATAGATGGGACAAATGGAACGCACAAGACCATCGACGACAATCGGGAACGGCTTGATCTCTTTGTTGTAGCGCATGGCGTTTTGCAAGATCATCAACACTTCTTGTGCGCGTCCCACGGCAAAGGCAGGAATGAGAACAAAACCACCCTGTTGAATCACGTCAGACACTTGCTGTGCCAGTGCTTTTTCTTGTTGTGCTCGATTCTCATGTAAGCGTGAGCCGTAGGTGGATTCCGAGATGACCGCATCATAGCGCGTGCCGTGTGGTATGCGCAGGCCACCGATGAGTCGTCCAGGTGCAACGGAATAGTCTCCTGTAAAGAGGACACTCCCCTCGTCGTTGGTCTCAAACCCAATGGCCACAGCCCCTAAGATATGACCAGCGCTATAGGTTGATACGCGAATCCCCT from Sulfoacidibacillus ferrooxidans encodes:
- a CDS encoding MBL fold metallo-hydrolase gives rise to the protein MDITMLGGAEIGATCIWFRTATTQWLVDAGTRMNELDPLPNLALLETQHAKIDAIFITHAHQDHIGALPLISSMFPTAPVYMTQATLAISKVMLADALHLSRQDGHAKVFTEDQLDQLWPRIHVMGQDKVLSWQGIRVSTYSAGHILGAVAIGFETNDEGSVLFTGDYSVAPGRLIGGLRIPHGTRYDAVISESTYGSRLHENRAQQEKALAQQVSDVIQQGGFVLIPAFAVGRAQEVLMILQNAMRYNKEIKPFPIVVDGLVRSICPIYESYPHLLQGPAKRLIHTKGRLFSPEDIFFVKTAEQRQSVVQQGKPCCVISSSGMLSGGPAIFYAHALVGDAKNAVLLTGYQDEESPGRLLLTMAKESPEERRWILPDRVVPVRAKVGLYSLSAHANRRELAQVVAHVRPHTVWLVHGDEEAKAGLTRELRSYLPSAHVYAAVVGESFNVPVREPAHIVLPQTEEPIRATSWRGQVLAFKENDVLLLGYCTQQAGGTCHVTLQDGTTKRIPVDFVKEPLGRVPAGESPNEYMVGLIAAAKACIEDGRYFGYRSAERLGYLIAEQGGLLPPADPYGNDEVMDKLEPYGWRKTEAMPLTQVFRVFVAFPWAIPDALKAEIEGKEVHGWRYQIEPQVYPPALQKEIEQLAHRYGFRIQPPKVFTQEQRILVPITSDHPALDTQMIADQLQQVVGGKVHVMRADDHEQGSRLEQNEAMRRIREIMPDSLGVYKIGADTAQGIIKVSVYFPDAVVATDGAKQVAAEAEKETGWRVAWATHTHMEQLAATAIRWIESTSNHVVGSPAIYQDRNVVKVKMTQPLSDEEKAIICPSFHQQTGWTLQFAGDHHADEAVVTPMQNGTPRAEINQALRTIEEMCTRRGVTLYKKSFKNNRIELAFITPEWGHTQGAVIDELRHVTGWEIVVSDKVQQQALIRLAEQITPGVIKTPSVYLAKKAVGVRTEQHLSSEVIEAFARQTKWHLQAE